The genomic DNA CGTTCGGGCGTGGTGGTTCCATCGGAGTGCTAGTGGCCCCACACCTCCCCGCGCTCGCACCGTCAGAGCAAGCTCTGACGAGCTGCTCGAAAATCGAGGATTTTCGGCATGACGAGACGGCTTCGCCGTCTCGAACCACCTCGTTCGCTTCGCTCACGAGGACGCCGCTGTGTTCCGACACGCTCGCTGTCGTCGTCGGCGTCTCCGGAAATCACAGATTTCCGCGATGATGAAAATCGCGACGCGATTTTCAGATCACTCCGCGCCGACTGCAAGCGGGACGGAGTCCCGCCCTGCTCGCGGTCTCCACAGCGGGGGCGCGAGCGCGCTTCCTAGTCCCGGAACCGGCCGGTCGACCAACCACCACTTGGCCGGGAGCGCGTGGTGGAACGAAGTGGAGCCCGCGCGACCTCGGGGAAGGGCAGGGCCACAGCGCCCGTGGAACAGCCGAATCCTGGTGGACTCGAAGGGGGAGTCGAGAACGCGAGGGCTTCGGAAGCAGTTCCGTTGCCGTCGGAATCGCCATCCCCGTCAGAGAGCGCGATGGAACCGCACGACCCCGAACGCGACTACGCCAGGAAGAAGATGAGGCCGCTGATGGCCGTCACCGCGAGGATGAACACCGCCGCGAGCGCGCCGCCCATCGAGATCATCGCGTTGGCGTGGGAGGCGAGCGTCTCCGTGCGGTCGTTGCCGAAGACGGTGACCTCGGCGCGCTCGGTCGCCATCCCCGCCTCGACGGGGCCGATGTCGTCGATGGCCTCCCGGGTGACCGCCTCGACCGCGTCGCCGAGTTCGTCGCCGTCGATGGCGGTACCGACCTGGTTGACCGCCTCGACGGTGTTGACGATGTGCGTGTCCGTCGTGAGCATCTCCGCGTCGTCGAGGTCGAGTTCGGTGACGAGGCGCCGGACGAGCCGGTCGCGGAGCCCGGGCTCCATGTTGTTCCCGTCGATGACGACGTACGCCGTGCGCTGGCCGTCGACCTGGGTGATGGCGACCCGGATGCCCAGCGGTCCGATGCCGTCCTGGGGGGTCCACCGCGTGCGGTCCCAGGCGACCCCGAGTTCGAGCGGGTGGCGCGCGGCCGCGCCGAGGGCCTCGCCCAGTTCGCCGGCGGCCTGGATCATGTCGAACGAGCGCTTCGACCCCGGCGTGATGTGGCCGAGGTCGTCGCCCTCCAGTCCGTTGTTGCAGTTGTGGGCGTCCGCCAGCAGGACGTCCTCCAGGCCGCCCGAGCGGGCCTCGGCCTGGGCCGAGAGCCCGACCGCGTACTCCACGTCGTCGGCGAAGGCGGGCGCGTAGGTGGCGGTCATGAACGCGTCGTCGCCGAACGCCTGCCCGATGAGGGTGGCCTCGCCGTGGCTGGTGCGCTGCGAGCGGGTCGCCTCGGCGGTGTACTCGATCTCGTCGAACGCGCGATCGGCGGCGTCGATGATGGTCTCGACCTCGCGGGCCGTGACGAGGTTGAAGTCGTGGCCTGCGGTCGCGTGCGGCGGGAACGCGAGGCCGTCGGCCTCCTGGGCCACGCGCTCGGGGAGGTTGCCGCCGCCGATCTCGCCCATCGGCCCCGGGTGGATCATCGGGAGGACGAAGCGGGCCTTCTCGACGCCGCCGGGCTCGCGGAACGCTAGGACGGTCACGGGGACGACGGCCTCCTCGCCGAGCTGCTCGAAGAACTCCTCCAGCTCGTCGGTCCCCTCGGCGATGTGGCCGACGAAGCCCCGGAGGAAGTCCAGCACCGAGACCCCCAGCGAGTTCCGCCACGGCCGGTCGATGACCAGCAGGAACGCGTAGACCGAGCCGACGTACAGTACGCAGGTGATGGCAAGCAGGACGAACGTCTCCGGGCCGACGACGGTGAGTTCCTGTGGCGCCTGATCGGCGCGGTTGAGGAAGACCTGGGTGAGCGGCCCACCGACCTCGAAGAAGCGGAGCGTCCCGCTGTAGATGAACAGGAGGACGGCGGCGGCGACGGTCTGGATGCTGGCGGGCACGACGGCGGCGGCCAGCGACTCGTGCGAGACGGCCATGATGACGAGCAACCGGAGGGCGAAGATGCTGGCCAGCGACGCCACGAGCGCGTCGAAGACGAACTGTTGGCCCAGCCCCGTCAGCACGGCCACCGCGCCCGCTGCGGTCAGCACGACGACGACGACCAGTTCGCAGGTCAGCGCGAGCAACGAGGCCCGGTTCGGGGTGAGGTGGCCGCCGAACAGTCGGTCGACGGGCGGGGTCAGCAGCGACGCGGCCACCGTCGGGACGCCGATGTAGAAGACCCCCTGCCACGCGTCCTCGAGGACGAACCGGGAGTCGAAGGCGGCCACGCCCGCGAACGCGGCGATGAGGAGCGCGAAGGCGATGCTGGAGTACCAGCTCGGCGCCCGGAAGATGAACCGCGACAGCGAGGCCAGATCGCCCTGTGTGTTGCTCATTGTGGAGGGGGGTGGTGGCTGTTATGCCGACGTACTCGCGCGCCGACATAAATCGGTCGTGCGCGTCCGACGGCTGACGGACGGGTCCCGGCGTGTGGGCCGCTACCGCCCCTCACACACCGCGCGGAAGTTCTCGAACACCTCCTCGCCACGCTCGGTGTGGGCGACCTCCGGGTGCCACTGGACGCCGTAGAGGTCGTGGTCGGTGTCGCTCATCGCCTCGACGCCGCAGACATCGCTCTCCGCCGTGCGGGTGAAGCCCTCGGGGACGCGCTTGACCTCGTCGGCGTGGCTGGCCCACACCCGGGTCTCGGGCGCCAGCGAGCCGACCAGCGGGTCGTCCTCGTCATCGATGCGGACGGTCACGTCGGCGTAGCCGCCGTAGTCGCCGGCGCCGACCTCGCCGCCGAGTTCGGCGGCGATGAGCTGCATCCCCAGGCAGATGCCCAGGACGGGCACGCCCGCGTCGAGGTAGTCGGGTGCGCGGCCGATACGGTCCATGTCGGGACCGCCCGAGAGGACGACGCCGTCGGCCTCGACCTCGTCGGGCGGGGTCTCGTTGTCGACGATGTCGGTGTCGACACCGATGTCGCGGAGCGCCCGCTGCTCCAGATGGGTGAACTGTCCGTGGTTGTCCACCACGACGATACGGGTCATTACTGCCTCTTCTCTCGTGGACGGGGATAAGCCTCCTGAAACGCGTGACTCGGCAGAAACGGCTCGTTTACGTTCGTCCTCGCGGGGGCGTCGTGGCCCCCGGTCAGAGTGCCGTCGGGTCGAACCGCTCGTTCCGGCCGGCCCACTCCTCGACCTCACGCGACGGGCGTGTATCGAGATACACCTCCACGCCGTTCCCCGCGGGGTCGTCGAAGTAGAGCGCCTTCGAGATGCCGTGGTCGACCGGTGCGACCTGGACGCCGCGTTCGCGCAGGCGCTCGTACGTCTCGCGGAGGGCCGTCCCGTCGGGCACCTCCCACGCCGAGTGGTAGAGCCCCACGCCGGGCCCGGGGGCGGCCGCCCCCTCGCCGAGGCCCTGCAGTGCGAGGTCGTGGTGATGCTCGCCGAACGTGAGGAACGCGAAGTTCCCGTGGCGCTCGGTCACGTCGAGGCCGAGCACATCGCGGTAGAACTCGATGGACCGGTCCACGTCCCGCACCTTCAGGTGGACGTGGCCGAGGTGTGGCTGGTCGCTCATACGGATGCGAGCACGCCCGAGGACAAAAGTCCGGTAGCAACCCCGCGGTCAGCCGCTATCCTCGGTGTCACCGGGGTCGAACCGCTCGGCGGCCGTCTCGAACCCCGTCTCGGCCTGCTCGCGCGACCGGCGCTCCTCCTTCGCGGCGATGGCCTCGGGGTCCGGGGACGCGTCGTCGTCGACACGTGCCCACGAGTTGTGCACCTTCGCGTGACACCACCGGCAGAGGTAGACCGTGATCTCGTGTTCCATGTCGGCCTCCGGCTCCTGCTCGCGGCTCGTCGCTTCGCTGCTCTCTGCTCGCTCGCCCGAGGGCTCCTGCTGGTCGCCCTCTCTGCCCCGATACGAGAGGTGATGTTCCTCGAGGAGGGGTCGGGTGTCGCGGGCCTCGATGTTGGCCATCCGGACCTCCTCCAGGCCACAGCGGACGCACTCGCGCGAGCGCTGGCGGGCGCGGAAGTGCGGGCAGTCGGCCCAGTTCCACTCGCCTTCCGGGTCCGCGGCGGGACACCGGAGGTCGTCGGCCCGGCGCTCGGCCGCGAACTCGGGGTCGTGCCGGCCGTACTCGGCGGCGTAGCGACACCGGCCGTCGTCGGTCAGGTGGTCGCAGCGCTCGACGTGGGCGTACGGGTCGTCCACGCCGACGGAGGTTCCGGTGGGGGTCTTCATCGGTGTATGTGGGTTTCTGGTTGCGTTCTGGGTCGGCGTCGGGTTTCAATCTTCGTTCGGGACCGTGTGGGGATCGGCCCTATGGTGAATGAGAATCTGACGAGAAGGGAACTGCCTCCGAAGCCCTCGCCCTTCGAGTCCACCAGGTCCGCCGTTCGTCAGTCGGCTGTCGTGAGCCTCACGCCTCCCCATCCGCTTGCGATGCTCGGCCTCACTTCGTTCGGCCTGTGCTTCTCAGCCCTCACGCGTAGCGCGGCGGCTGGCCTGCGGCACAGCCGCCAGCGCGCGCCCAGTGGACTGACGATAGTGCACGCTCAGAATGACTGCCGAATCCCGGGAATAATCTGATAATTGCGCCGATTCGATGATAATCAGGCCAGTTCGCGGTCGATAATCGACCGCAGTTCCGTAATCTCCTCGAACGTGGCCGAGAGCGACTCCCCACCGGCCGCGACGGAGAGCGCCCCGTCGCTCGTACTCTCACCGACCTCGTGGACGGGCGCGACGCCGTCGAACGCGGTGCGTACGGCCTCGGGGTCGGTCGTCTCCACGACCGCGCGCCCGACGCGCTCGTTGAACAGGAGTCGGGCCGCGTCCCCGTCGCCGAGGTCGAGGTCGGCGCCGGTCCCGTCGGTGACCATCTCGGCCAGCGAGGTCGCGAGGCCGCCGTGACTCACGTCGTGGACGGCCCGGGTGGCGTCGTGGTCGGCCACGCCCGCGAGCGCGCGGACGAACTCGGTGCCGTTCTCGGGCGGCGTGGGGAACGCGTCCGTACCGCCGTACTGGGCGAGGTACTCCGAGCCGCCGAGCGACACGTCCTCGCCGTCGAGCGCGGGGTCGCCGACGACGAGGACCGTCCCCTCCCCTGCGAAGGCGGCGGGCGGGGCGTCGTAGCCGGGTTTCGTGCCGACCATCGCCAGCGTCGGCGTCGGCGGGACCGGGCCCGCCTCGGAGTCGTTGTAGAGCGAGACGTTGCCGCCGACCACCGGCACCGAGAGGGCGGAACACTCGTCGGCGAGGCCGTCGACGATGCCGCGGAAGCCGCCGTACACGTCCGGTTTCTCGGGGTTGCCGCCGTTGAGGCAGTCCACGGCTGCGAGCGGGTGGGCACCCTTCGCGGCGATGTTGGTGGCGTTCTCCAGTGCGACCGCGCGGGCGCCCTCGTACGGCGCGGCGTCCGTCCAGTTGGGGTCCGCGCCCGCAGAGAGCGCGAGGCCCGTCCCCGGCGCGGCGTCGACGGGTGCACTCTCCCGGATGGCGACGAGGGCAGCGTCGTCGCCCGGTCGCATGGCCGTCCGCGTGCCGACCTCGTGGTCGTACTGGCGGTAGACCCACTCCTTCGAGGCGGTGTTCGGCGAGCCGACGACGGCCTCGAACGCCGCTCGGAGGTCGGTGTCGGGCAGGTCCGTCCCCGGCTGCTCGGGGTCGACGTGGTCGAGGTCGTTCATCGGCGCACCGTCGGCCAGGAACTCCGCGGGCGCGTCGACCACGGTCTCGCCCTCGAACGTGCAGACGTAGCGGTCCTCGGTCACCTCGCCGATGACCGAGCAGCCCAGATCGTACTTCTCGGCGATCTCTCGGA from Haloglomus litoreum includes the following:
- the purL gene encoding phosphoribosylformylglycinamidine synthase subunit PurL — encoded protein: MPLAPSDRELVTEELGRDPTPAEEALFENLWSEHCAYRSSQPLLSAFDSEGPQVVVGPGDDAAVVALPVPGTEDDDETRYSDTYITMGVESHNHPSYVDPFDGAATGVGGIVRDTMSMGAYPIALADSLYFGDFDREHSRYLFEGVVEGISHYGNCIGVPTVSGSVAFHDDYEGNPLVNVACVGLLDEERLVTAAVKETGNKLVLVGNGTGRDGLGGASFASEDLAEDAETEDRPAVQVGDPYTEKLLIEANEELVEEDLVQAARDLGAAGLGGASSEMVAKGGLGAEIELERVHQREPNMNALEILLAESQERMCYEVRPEEVDAVREIAEKYDLGCSVIGEVTEDRYVCTFEGETVVDAPAEFLADGAPMNDLDHVDPEQPGTDLPDTDLRAAFEAVVGSPNTASKEWVYRQYDHEVGTRTAMRPGDDAALVAIRESAPVDAAPGTGLALSAGADPNWTDAAPYEGARAVALENATNIAAKGAHPLAAVDCLNGGNPEKPDVYGGFRGIVDGLADECSALSVPVVGGNVSLYNDSEAGPVPPTPTLAMVGTKPGYDAPPAAFAGEGTVLVVGDPALDGEDVSLGGSEYLAQYGGTDAFPTPPENGTEFVRALAGVADHDATRAVHDVSHGGLATSLAEMVTDGTGADLDLGDGDAARLLFNERVGRAVVETTDPEAVRTAFDGVAPVHEVGESTSDGALSVAAGGESLSATFEEITELRSIIDRELA
- a CDS encoding VOC family protein → MSDQPHLGHVHLKVRDVDRSIEFYRDVLGLDVTERHGNFAFLTFGEHHHDLALQGLGEGAAAPGPGVGLYHSAWEVPDGTALRETYERLRERGVQVAPVDHGISKALYFDDPAGNGVEVYLDTRPSREVEEWAGRNERFDPTAL
- a CDS encoding DUF7097 family protein gives rise to the protein MKTPTGTSVGVDDPYAHVERCDHLTDDGRCRYAAEYGRHDPEFAAERRADDLRCPAADPEGEWNWADCPHFRARQRSRECVRCGLEEVRMANIEARDTRPLLEEHHLSYRGREGDQQEPSGERAESSEATSREQEPEADMEHEITVYLCRWCHAKVHNSWARVDDDASPDPEAIAAKEERRSREQAETGFETAAERFDPGDTEDSG
- a CDS encoding DUF2070 family protein gives rise to the protein MSNTQGDLASLSRFIFRAPSWYSSIAFALLIAAFAGVAAFDSRFVLEDAWQGVFYIGVPTVAASLLTPPVDRLFGGHLTPNRASLLALTCELVVVVVLTAAGAVAVLTGLGQQFVFDALVASLASIFALRLLVIMAVSHESLAAAVVPASIQTVAAAVLLFIYSGTLRFFEVGGPLTQVFLNRADQAPQELTVVGPETFVLLAITCVLYVGSVYAFLLVIDRPWRNSLGVSVLDFLRGFVGHIAEGTDELEEFFEQLGEEAVVPVTVLAFREPGGVEKARFVLPMIHPGPMGEIGGGNLPERVAQEADGLAFPPHATAGHDFNLVTAREVETIIDAADRAFDEIEYTAEATRSQRTSHGEATLIGQAFGDDAFMTATYAPAFADDVEYAVGLSAQAEARSGGLEDVLLADAHNCNNGLEGDDLGHITPGSKRSFDMIQAAGELGEALGAAARHPLELGVAWDRTRWTPQDGIGPLGIRVAITQVDGQRTAYVVIDGNNMEPGLRDRLVRRLVTELDLDDAEMLTTDTHIVNTVEAVNQVGTAIDGDELGDAVEAVTREAIDDIGPVEAGMATERAEVTVFGNDRTETLASHANAMISMGGALAAVFILAVTAISGLIFFLA
- a CDS encoding GMP synthase subunit A, which codes for MTRIVVVDNHGQFTHLEQRALRDIGVDTDIVDNETPPDEVEADGVVLSGGPDMDRIGRAPDYLDAGVPVLGICLGMQLIAAELGGEVGAGDYGGYADVTVRIDDEDDPLVGSLAPETRVWASHADEVKRVPEGFTRTAESDVCGVEAMSDTDHDLYGVQWHPEVAHTERGEEVFENFRAVCEGR